One part of the Papilio machaon chromosome 5, ilPapMach1.1, whole genome shotgun sequence genome encodes these proteins:
- the LOC106714523 gene encoding uncharacterized threonine-rich GPI-anchored glycoprotein PJ4664.02-like isoform X2: protein MRAGVWSAAALLLLAAVTAALRTAQVEGVRNSRRLSNFDSRGSTSTEKIDDAQPTFRSRSYRRRDETSTPVARDITRSKSRNRAPEPLTSNAVTEQSPTDNGRNERFDSRRTNRIRSRPIESQNAVTTFPSRDSTVNNKARQSNRRSQYTTTTVSSLAPSSSVTSNFRRDVNRRAQTTTTEAVTILSSPTLDEFKSEITASSFDDFTRTVPKEEDITTVQFKKRSTTAKSVEVETQASTKAPRTRGRVSPKTNIKLDDMASSGATNILSISENNLIVEKSSEDAKKSRKLRYRTRLSETDTNLTGEGITTSNEIIKTSRKQLKQPESRTTTLAPTERKVQRNVERNSSKSSIVKSMRVVRRPVSRGNENGTTLPKVKTSDEIGDDDNYPASFKAIIQAKNASTQVSSPPSESLSVKATHTAINTNTKTSLPSNTSIESNNFTRLRSKLNTTENDVKNGDEKLSDSPLDSPKLKSEEYKLRGTYSSRPRKVKTENLKTTTTTSSPNAVKTSYKYTRKLRTTTSSPVDFKSSESPRKFKRFESGQSPQTASRPLYSRTKIGKNIDKPAETVTDDSSRNNLNTSVLNNSVKLPRTSYYSRLRNNVKNGITTTAESANTDINNPFKAAKKTENTAETPLIYTMLNKQTKAMSEETNSDTKGEFLLAVSSKESQENNVETDPVTNAEESENMPVINVFSTTQKYHANYKDQGLGNDRQKNEYVATSATPVIRNIQTRKYTRKIFKSKENVESSSVNPVSKSKERALRKYSDTFSKTTEASTNGITTDPEKPKSRFSSKYRASNLDKPFYKPTVPTVTTTTAWLKFFVTDRQLTKSIKEPKWFDGNDFNDDTTELISRQNATTMAFTHQSSELEVGEEILLGPDMNAISFTQTRSALSSADLRLSESLEKPSQVMNVEASNHSPSVTVSIFDALAEILTSTPRIQISTTTDVPQQTFTDSVVKQTLNSVSSNNNVNSVSDFSSQGTSTSTESLTTITTVQNTDQTTPTVLNRLSVEESVSTSLNMKENTMSTNNPQTTLTPTPTTPISARRPFAIKVLYSDTERPTDVPMTSSKSTTKWSTTENTKMVYNTVSDLILSNNNLVSSELTSMLSNNIKDIIENLDEESRSRLSVDMAKMLKTLIPRLVNNNPSLNDLDNIPNTTPYSLEDIKDTENIDISNVAINTNENVNIDSKNFLQNVQDNNVNISQGTTDSPISDGLNNDSVNSISDSVLSTVLPLSESKATVADIIATTTTIDTNSLQTLDSSSTILTTTPTNQLPMNIEIPDTATLSGLEISTATVDNISVDTTKSPTIDPTNKPLPLTFSTNINIGESISSDTNNSSLINKIDNRVGTEDFDSVEIDDPSQISRFQLWVLSKKARVLKMIEQLIREHNDEIANGPLTDVFKQSNNNNTLSNRLTEIMNTMDSTTLSNNPNTDITTDLVVTTPTTATSNPPSDLSESVNIINDRSGADFTVPSTTILSDVISTAIPDSTEVDSATDVTEVIATTIANEIADAFLRTNANAIDQTTVKETMNAENETTNAENEKENIISTTENGEMFDEVNADMTTRRLNLETTTETAITTENTVETTTQAGIETTTVSLVNEIKSNDQITVTSQSNVASQPIIPKKDYVIFGILPNNTVVRKDPNDNVLETLTEASPYIIYGVLPNNTVIRKFPNGTRVPRVMQKIDVLPISPWSLRNPYSPIHNNPAIVRPQSNPIRVSTNIVTSTDTNNETENRLTTDTVNNQQIMIPTSALNLNDSSSFGITTATIKPSAEKSTASHVLNLRTTTMLPSIHEILLNSLSSATKEEMVISSMKSSTPEPRILTLDIDPETKQIRTEKPNDGQGNTVFKFIPIDEITVPPQETNVLTLASTKAPSKSNNEKEVQIVTPISVMEINSPTPEIQTSLKNIDEPTTTVQPTVGTPNVITLADNNIQSTMITSTTNPITTVQPKIESTTSNLRTTTFNSIENSNTITTTVKNVITTFEPTTERYIPDLLTTLTTTSMPLVTTTDIPSTTESVPVPNNSIFTTTEMTKTATDDIQGNNNINQENANLLQMLQSILSTNTKSSSSQEIDQMKLLQALLLSAKDNVKDKQKSLQTTTVRTIQDEIRQFEEDTKFLKALLQATGRDPAELNIPNLNDIKPTLAVTTTMKPITTTTQAPAPTTTSVIKSTTSIAEDLKKIKEDTQLLQALLQATGQTVDTLNLPVISGITSNVRIASNPRTTSIESNPTTPMNVRPIYTTIQSTEKTTTQTNVPQTISTLPTLQEQQSTVKEDIGISTTYRPVQRRITTTTTPPEIYSTLSARRAPSLAQVTTEVPSTSTFSVEEDLAFLNNLKTVLNTNNNDDPEAALANRVIALAVERSLNELQTGTPKSSSPPNVVNSIRTTRPTTTTTTMTTTTVYIPPVSTQSTPSIEDDIKQFEEDTKLLQALLKATGQDPSKFNIPTLPSVNKPNKDNQPSVLASPKTTTKPFGVKIAVKDELKNVQDDAQLLQTLIKLKDAQETTTQRNKIAITGQSSDEALQKLIQKAKPTAMVSEATKSSVSLSTEYGNSNDALLAALLKEQGFGPTTALLNQVVVTPKARRTTTPPPPPPAPRRPILDGLAWLWQQWRDTAPGAGGAGAGAAGAGGSRTNSRRPAPAQAQAPASSPTAAATPAPSRVNWFGSGPFVGNADDRPASNRIPLEPPRAVAAEQSPGRGQLVSAAINVTRAFSQFLGAAIQGAAQTVQNVIRAGQKAATDVYTNGSG from the exons GTGGAAGGTGTCCGAAATAGCAGAAGACTTTCAAACTTCGACTCGAGAGGCTCAACAAGTACGGAGAAGATTGATGATGCTCAGCCTACCTTTCGGTCCAGGAGTTACCGAAGACGTGATGAAACATCTACACCTGTAGCTAGAGATATCACCAGATCAAAATCCCGGAATAGGGCACCGGAACCTTTGACTTCCAATGCCGTCACAGAACAATCTCCAACAGATAATGGAAGGAACGAGCGATTTGATTCAAGGAGGACCAATCGGATACGAAGTCGACCTATAGAAAGTCAGAACGCCGTCACAACCTTTCCAAGTAGAGACAGTACTGTAAACAACAAGGCACGACAAAGTAATAGAAGATCACAGTACACTACAACTACAGTATCATCTTTAGCACCATCTTCATCAGTCACGAGTAATTTTAGGAGAGATGTAAATAGAAGAGCTCAGACAACTACCACAGAAGCGGTTACTATTCTCTCTTCGCCAACTCTTGATGAATTCAAAAGTGAAATCACAGCTTCTAGTTTCGATGATTTTACGAGAACGGTTCCAAAAGAAGAAGACATTACCActgttcaatttaaaaagagaAGCACGACAGCTAAAAGTGTAGAAGTAGAAACGCAAGCAAGTACAAAAGCACCTAGAACACGCGGGCGCGTCAGtccaaaaacaaatatcaaattagaTGATATGGCTAGTTCTGGTGCAACTAATATTCTAAGTATATCGGAAAATAATCTCATTGTAGAAAAATCATCTGAAGATGCAAAAAAATCACGTAAATTAAGGTACAGGACACGTTTATCGGAAACCGACACCAATCTCACGGGCGAGGGTATCACAActtcaaatgaaataattaaaacttcaaGAAAGCAGCTGAAACAACCAGAAAGTAGGACAACAACATTAGCTCCAACTGAAAGAAAAGTCCAGAGAAATGTAGAACGTAATTCTTCAAAGTCGTCGATCGTCAAGTCTATGAGAGTTGTTCGGCGACCAGTATCGAGAGGAAATGAAAACGGGACAACACTTCCAAAAGTGAAAACTTCAGATGAGATTGGAGACGATGATAACTATCCAGCAAGTTTTAAAGCTATAATTCAAGCTAAGAATGCTTCG ACACAAGTGAGCTCTCCACCCAGCGAGAGTTTATCAGTGAAAGCAACACATACAGCTATCAACACTAACACAAAAACCTCACTGCCTTCCAACACAAGTATTGAATCAAACAATTTTACACGG CTTCGCAGTAAATTAAACACAACTGAAAATGACGTAAAAAATGGAGACGAAAAACTAAGTGATTCTCCCTTAGATTCTCCCAAGCTCAAATCtgaagaatataaattaagagGTACATATTCTTCTAGACCACGAAAAGTAAaaactgaaaatttaaaaactacaacTACTACTAGTTCTCCCAATGCGGTAAAAACTTCATACAAATACACTAGAAAATTACGAACAACAACATCGAGTCCGGTTGATTTCAAATCGTCTGAAAGCCCTCGTAAGTTTAAAAGATTTGAATCTGGGCAATCACCACAGACTGCATCCCGACCACTTTATTCAAGAACAAAAATCggaaaaaatatcgataaacCTGCAGAAACTGTAACTGATGATAGTAGTAGAAACAATTTGAACACCAGTGTCTTAAACAACAGTGTGAAATTGCCAAGAACATCTTATTATTCACGTCTAAGAAATAATGTCAAGAACGGTATAACAACGACAGCGGAGTCTGCTAATACTGATATAAATAATCCTTTCAAAGCTGCCAAGAAAACAGAAAATACTGCTGAAACGCCATTAATATATactatgttaaataaacaaaccaAAGCTATGTCTGAGGAAACCAATAGCGATACAAAGGGAGAGTTTTTATTAGCTGTAAGTAGTAAAGAATCTCAAGAAAATAATGTGGAAACTGATCCAGTAACTAATGCCGAGGAGTCTGAAAACATGCCAGTAATAAACGTTTTCTCGACCACACAAAAATATCACGCTAATTACAAAGATCAGGGTTTGGGGAATGACCgacaaaaaaatgaatatgtaGCTACTTCGGCAACACctgtaataagaaatattcaaacaaGAAAGTATAcacgtaaaatttttaaatctaaagaaAATGTGGAATCTTCATCAGTTAATCCTGTATCGAAATCAAAAGAACGTGCACTCCGCAAATATAGTGATACTTTCTCGAAAACAACTGAAGCTTCTACTAATGGC ATTACTACCGATCCTGAAAAACCAAAAAGCAGATTTAGTTCAAAATACAGAGCCTCTAATCTCGATAAACCGTTTTACAAACCTACAGTACCAACAGTCACAACAACAACT GCTTGGCTGAAATTCTTCGTGACTGATCGTCAACTCACAAAGTCTATAAAGGAGCCGAAGTGGTTCGATGGCAATGATTTTAATGATGATACAACAGAATTAATATCAAGACAGAACGCTACAACGATGGCATTCACTCACCAATCATCTGAACTG GAAGTGGGTGAAGAAATTCTTTTAGGTCCAGACATGAACGCTATCTCTTTTACTCAAACACGAAGTGCATTGTCTTCAGCAGATTTAAGACTTTCTGAGAGTTTAGAAAAGCCATCACAGGTTATGAACGTAGAAGCCTCAAATCACTCACCATCAGTTACTGTCTCTATTTTTGACGCTTTGGCTGAAATTCTTACGTCTACACCCAGAATTCAAATATCTACAACAACAGACGTACCGCAACAAACATTTACAGATAGTGTTGTTAAGCAAACACTCAATAGCGTGAGTAGTAACAATAATGTAAATAGTGTCAGCGACTTTTCGAGTCAGGGCACATCTACGTCAACAGAGAGTTTAACTACAATAACTACTGTACAAAACACTGATCAGACTACACCTACTGTGCTTAACCGCTTGTCGGTAGAGGAAAGTGTTTCAACGTCACTAAATATGAAGGAGAATACAATGTCCACAAATAATCCCCAAACTACCCTAACTCCCACTCCAACGACTCCTATTTCCGCAAGGAGACCCTTTgccattaaagttttatattcagATACTGAACGGCCGACAGACGTACCAATGACTTCATCTAAATCCACAACCAAATGGAGTACGactgaaaatacaaaaatggtATACAATACTGTGTCCGATCTTATATTATCTAATAACAATTTAGTGTCATCAGAACTAACAAGCATGTTATCGAATAacataaaagatataattgaaaatttagaCGAAGAGAGTAGATCTAGATTATCCGTTGATATggcaaaaatgttaaaaacactTATCCCCAGACTTGTAAATAACAATCCTTCCCTAAACGATCTTGATAATATTCCTAATACTACGCCTTACAGTTTGGAGGATATCAAAGATACTGAAAATATAGACATAAGCAATGTCGCTATTAATactaatgaaaatgtaaatattgacAGTAAAAATTTCCTTCAAAATGTACAggataataatgtaaatatttcacaagGTACTACTGATTCCCCGATTAGTGACGGTCTTAATAATGATAGTGTAAATAGCATAAGTGATTCCGTTTTGAGCACAGTTTTGCCTTTATCAGAAAGCAAGGCAACAGTAGCTGATATCATAGCTACAACCACTACTATTGATACTAATTCTTTGCAAACTTTAGATTCATCTTCAACAATATTAACTACTACTCCCACTAATCAATTACCCATGAATATTGAGATACCAGATACAGCTACTTTGTCTGGCTTAGAAATAAGCACCGCCACTGTAGATAATATAAGCGTAGACACTACCAAAAGTCCAACAATTGATCCCACTAACAAACCTTTACCCCTCACATTTTCCACAAACATAAACATTGGTGAATCTATTTCAAGTGATACAAATAATTCttctttaataaacaaaattgacaATCGGGTTGGAACCGAGGACTTTGATAGCGTTGAAATTGATGACCCCAGCCAAATATCTCGTTTTCAATTATGGGTTCTTTCCAAAAAAGCTCgcgttttaaaaatgattgaaCAACTTATACGGGAACATAATGATGAAATAGCAAATGGACCACTGACTGATGTATTTAAacaatctaataataataatacacttTCTAATCGATTGACTGAGATAATGAATACAATGGACTCTACGACTTTGTCTAATAATCCAAATACTGATATTACGACTGACTTAGTAGTTACCACGCCTACTACAGCCACTTCTAACCCACCATCTGACTTATCTGAATCAGTCAATATCATAAATGATCGCTCTGGAGCTGACTTTACAGTTCCTTCCACGACCATTCTTAGTGATGTTATATCAACTGCTATCCCTGACTCTACCGAAGTAGATTCTGCAACAGATGTTACTGAAGTAATCGCTACTACAATTGCGAATGAAATTGCTGATGCTTTCTTACGTACAAATGCTAACGCTATCGATCAAACTACAGTAAAGGAAACAATGAATGCTGAAAATGAAACAACAAATGcagaaaatgaaaaagaaaatataatttcaactaCAGAAAATGGAGAAATGTTTGATGAGGTCAATGCTGATATGACAACACGtagattaaatttagaaacGACAACAGAAACAGCAATAACAACTGAGAATACAGTAGAGACCACTACGCAAGCAGGTATCGAAACCACCACTGTATCActtgtaaatgaaattaaatcaaatgacCAAATAACTGTCACCTCGCAAAGCAACGTTGCCAGTCAGCCAATCATTCCGAAAAaagattatgttatatttggCATACTACCTAATAATACGGTGGTACGTAAAGATCCTAATGATAATGTACTGGAAACGTTAACGGAGGCAAGTCCGTACATTATTTATGGTGTGCTACCAAATAACACAGTAATACGCAAATTTCCAAATGGAACTAGAGTACCACGTGTCATGCAAAAAATTGACGTACTACCAATCAGTCCATGGAGTCTAAGAAATCCATATAGCCCCATCCATAATAATCCGGCCATTGTCAGACCGCAGTCTAACCCCATCCGAGTATCCACTAATATTGTGACATCTACCGACACAAATAACGAAACGGAAAACCGATTAACCACCGACACTGTAAATAACCAACAAATAAtg ATACCTACATCGGCACTTAATTTAAACGATAGCAGTTCCTTTGGCATAACTACTGCCACTATTAAGCCGTCTGCTGAAAAAAGCACTGCCTCGCATGTTTTGAATTTACGCACTACTACAATGCTACCTTCTATTCATGAGATTCTGCTTAATAGTTTATCTTCAGCCACTAAAGAGGAAATGGTTATATCATCAATGAAAAGCTCCACTCCTGAACCAAGAATATTAACACTGGATATCGATCCGGag ACTAAACAAATCAGAACCGAAAAACCCAACGATGGCCAAGGAAAcactgtttttaaatttataccaaTAGACGAAATCACTGTTCCTCCACAAGAAACAAATGTCTTAACGCTTGCTTCGACTAAAGCACCTTCGAAATCAAACAACGAAAAAGAAGTACAAATCGTGACTCCAATTTCAGTAATGGAAATTAATTCACCAACACCAGAAATTCAAACaagcttaaaaaatattgatgaaCCGACAACAACCGTTCAGCCTACTGTTGGAACCCCTAATGTAATAACACTTGCTGATAACAACATTCAGTCAACAATGATAACTTCCACAACCAATCCAATAACAACAGTTCAACCTAAGATAGAAAGCACAACTTCCAATTTAAGAACGACTACCTTTAACAGTATAGAAAATTCAAACACGATAACGACAACagtgaaaaatgtaataactaCATTTGAACCTACAACGGAAAGATATATACCAGACCTGCTGACAACTTTAACAACTACAAGTATGCCACTAGTTACAACTACTGATATACCAAGCACCACAGAATCAGTACCAGTCCCAAATAATTCTATCTTTACAACAACAGAAATGACGAAAACTGCCACAGATGATATACAaggtaacaataatataaaccaGGAAAATGCAAATTTACTTCAGATGCTACAATCaattttatcaacaaatacaaaatcttCTTCGTCTCAAGAGATTGatcaaatgaaattattacaagCATTGTTATTAAGCGCTAAGGATAATGTAAAAGATAAACAGAAGTCACTACAAACTACCACTGTTCGCACAATACAAGACGAAATTCGTCAATTTGAAGAAGACACGAAATTTTTGAAAGCACTTTTACAAGCTACAGGTAGAGATCCAGCAGAACTTAATATTCCAAATCTCAATGACATAAAACCAACTTTGGCTGTAACGACAACAATGAAACCTATAACAACTACTACTCAAGCACCTGCGCCTACAACAACCTCtgtaataaaatcaacaacTTCTATAGCCGaagatttaaagaaaatcaaagaagaCACTCAACTACTACAGGCATTATTACAAGCCACCGGCCAGACTGTTGATACTTTAAATTTGCCAGTCATATCTGGGATAACTTCTAACGTGCGGATTGCTTCAAATCCCCGAACAACGTCTATTGAATCTAATCCTACAACTCCAATGAATGTTCGTCCAATATATACCACAATTCAATCAACAGAAAAAACTACAACACAGACTAATGTGCCGCAAACTATTTCTACATTACCTACATTACAGGAACAACAAAGTACTGTAAAAGAAGATATTGGTATTTCAACCACATATCGACCTGTCCAGAGAAGAATAACAACAACTACCACACCTCCCGAAATATATTCAACTTTAAGCGCTAGACGAGCTCCAAGCTTAGCACAAGTTACTACTGAAGTGCCAAGTACATCTACGTTTTCCGTTGAAGAAGATTTAGCATTTCTAAACAACCTg AAAACTGTATTAAATACGAATAATAACGATGACCCGGAAGCTGCTTTAGCAAACCGTGTTATTGCTCTGGCTGTAGAGAGAAGTTTGAACGAACTACAAACTGGAACACCAAAGAGTTCTTCCCCTCCAAATGTTGTAAACTCCATTCGCACAACTAGACCAACTACCACCACCACGACAATGACTACAACTACTGTATATATTCCTCCAGTCTCCACGCAAAGTACACCATCTATAGAAGACgatattaaacaatttgaagAAGACACGAAACTTTTACAGGCATTGTTGAAAGCAACAGGACAAGATCCATCGAAGTTTAACATACCAACATTACCAAGTGTAAAT AAGCCTAATAAGGATAATCAACCCAGCGTTTTGGCATCGCCAAAAACGACAACAAAACCATTTGGAGTGAAAATAGCTGTTAAAGatgaattgaaaaatgttcAAGATGATGcacaattattacaaacattaataaagTTGAAAGACGCGCAAGAAACAACGACTCAGAGAAATAAAATCGCAATCACAG GCCAATCTTCCGATGAAGCTcttcaaaaattaatacaaaaagcaAAACCAACAGCTATGGTATCAGAAGCTACAAAATCATCTGTCTCTTTGAGTACTGAATATGGAAATAGCAATGACGCTCTCCTTGCGGCGTTACTTAAAGAGCAAGGATTCGGTCCAACCACG GCCTTACTGAACCAAGTGGTAGTGACGCCGAAGGCTAGGCGGACGACTACCCCTCCGCCGCCGCCCCCGGCGCCGCGGCGGCCTATCCTGGACGGCTTAGCCTGGCTCTGGCAGCAGTGGCGGGACACGGCACCGGGCGCGGGAGGCGCAGGTGCGGGAGCTGCTGGTGCGGGGGGCTCTAGGACAAACAGCAGGAGACCCGCCCCTGCGCAGGCTCAGGCGCCCGCGTCTAGTCCCACGGCGGCCGCGACACCGGCTCCTTCGAGGGTCAACTGGTTTGGCTCCGGACCGTTCGTTGGAAACGCTGATGATAGACCGGCGTCCAATCGA ATACCTCTGGAGCCACCGCGCGCAGTCGCCGCTGAGCAGTCCCCGGGCCGGGGGCAGCTTGTCTCTGCTGCGATTAACGTCACTAGAGCTTTCTCTCAGTTCCTTGGAGCGGCGATACAG GGCGCAGCACAGACTGTACAAAATGTCATACGAGCTGGTCAAAAGGCGGCAACGGACGTTTACACCAACGGCTCCGGGTAG